One stretch of Euphorbia lathyris chromosome 7, ddEupLath1.1, whole genome shotgun sequence DNA includes these proteins:
- the LOC136234666 gene encoding NADH dehydrogenase [ubiquinone] 1 beta subcomplex subunit 2, whose product MAGGHGDNFNYKGLTLHQPKRWHKVTGKGLCAVMWFWVLYRAKQDGPVVLGWRHPWDGHDDHGHGH is encoded by the exons ATGGCAGGAGGACATGGAGATAACTTCAATTACAAAGGCTTGACCTTGCATCAACCTAAACGATGGCATAAAGTTACCGGAAAGGGCCTTTGCGCCGTCATGTG GTTTTGGGTCCTATACAGGGCTAAGCAAGATGGACCTGTAGTACTG GGTTGGAGGCATCCTTGGGATGGCCATGATGACCATGGGCATGGACACTAG
- the LOC136200452 gene encoding uncharacterized protein, with protein MAFPNFNALRELHNSANDLLHSPEIQQVLGDQKQEKWVNEVSEASLKMLDVCGISKDVLSLVKEHLLDLQFKLMLVVEVIREVRVITLSTIESLLSLISIPWLDQKSAIKSKFFRSSGDFFDETALHSANKRLEAVEIAIEDLEMELECISRRLIQTRVSLLNILTN; from the exons atggcaTTCCCAAATTTCAATGCTCTCAGAGAGTTGCACAACTCGGCGAACGATCTCCTCCACTCACCGGAAATTCAACAAGTTCTCGGCGATCAGAAGCAAGAAAAATGGGTAAACGAAGTCTCGGAAGCATCATTAAAAATGTTAGACGTTTGTGGTATTTCTAAGGATGTTCTTTCCCTTGTCAAAGAACATCTTTTGGACTTACAATTC AAGCTTATGCTCGTGGTAGAAGTAATAAGAGAAGTGAGAGTGATCACGCTCTCGACTATCGAGTCTTTGTTGTCGCTCATTTCTATACCGTGGTTGGATCAGAAATCGGCTATCAAATCGAAGTTTTTTAGATCAAGTGGTGATTTTTTCGATGAAACGGCACTTCATAGTGCGAATAAGAGATTGGAGGCAGTGGAAATTGCTATTGAAGATCTTGAAATGGAATTAGAGTGCATTTCTAGGCGTTTGATCCAAACTAGGGTTTCACTTCTTAATATACTTactaattaa
- the LOC136200451 gene encoding auxin-responsive protein SAUR22: protein MSKKILSEMVQKWSKRKKGHFAVYTKEGKKFLVPLCYLNHPIFRVLLEMAEDEFGTAIRGPLQVPCEEEFMLYIFTLMGKNIPSVQVESHHLMSINSCEGGIPISSLLPC from the coding sequence ATGAGCAAGAAGATACTAAGTGAGATGGTTCAGAAATGGAGCAAAAGAAAGAAAGGTCATTTTGCAGTTTACACTAAAGAAGGCAAGAAATTTCTTGTGCCTTTGTGTTATTTGAATCATCCTATTTTCAGGGTTCTACTAGAAATGGCTGAGGATGAATTTGGAACTGCAATTCGTGGTCCACTTCAAGTTCCTTGTGAGGAAGAATTCATGCTGTATATTTTCACTCTAATGGGGAAGAATATTCCTTCTGTCCAAGTAGAAAGTCATCATCTTATGTCTATTAATAGTTGTGAGGGTGGTATTCCAATATCTTCTCTACTTCCTTGTTAG
- the LOC136235729 gene encoding probable CoA ligase CCL5 has product MAQSSTAEIHPRSGFCRSTSIFHSKRKPIPFPPNDSLDITTFISSQAHYGKTAFIDAATGRHLTFVQLWKAVDSVAACLSDMGVRKGHVILLLSPNSIFFPVVCLSVMSLGAIITTTNPLNTPREIAKQIADSNPVIAFTTPQLVPKLTESNANLPIILIDEDDQSSTSVDANAKIEANLSEMMRKEPSGSRVRERVNIDDTATLLYSSGTTGESKGVVSSHRNLIAMVQIVIGRVNGDGEHRFICTVPMFHIYGLAAFATGILASGSTIIVLSKFEMHEMLSTIERYRATDLPVVPPILIAMINGADQINSKYDLSSLEIVLSGGAPLSKEVIEGFVEKYPTVTIRQGYGLTESTAMGASTDTLEESRRYGTAGLLSPSMQAKIVNPETGEALSVNQTGELWLRGASIMKGYFSNPEATSSTLDSEGWLRTGDLCYIDDDGFIFVVDRLKELIKYKGYQVPPAELEALLLTHTEISDAAVIPFPDNEAGQVPMAYVVRKAGSNLSEGGVMDFIARQVAPYKRIRRVAFVSTIPKNPSGKILRKDLIKLATSKL; this is encoded by the exons ATGGCACAAAGTAGCACCGCCGAGATCCACCCGAGAAGCGGTTTTTGTAGATCTACTTCCATTTTCCACAGCAAAAGAAAGCCTATTCCGTTTCCACCAAACGATTCCCTCGATATCACCACTTTTATCTCTTCCCAAGCCCACTATGGCAAAACAGCCTTCATCGACGCCGCCACCGGCCGCCACCTCACCTTCGTCCAGTTATGGAAAGCTGTCGATTCCGTCGCTGCTTGTCTTTCCGATATGGGAGTCCGCAAGGGTCATGtcattcttcttctttcccCTAACTCCATCTTCTTCCCTGTTGTTTGTCTCTCTGTTATGTCCCTAGGCGCCATTATCACCACCACCAATCCTCTCAATACTCCCCGTGAAATCGCAAAACAAATCGCCGACTCCAATCCTGTAATTGCTTTTACTACTCCTCAACTCGTTCCCAAACTCACCGAGTCAAATGCTAATCTCCCGATCATCCTCATCGACGAAGACGACCAAAGTTCCACTTCCGTCGACGCTAATGCGAAAATCGAGGCGAATTTGAGTGAGATGATGAGGAAGGAGCCGAGTGGAAGCCGAGTTAGGGAGCGAGTCAACATCGACGACACAGCCACTCTGCTATACTCGTCTGGTACGACTGGAGAAAGCAAGGGAGTGGTTTCCTCCCACCGTAACTTAATCGCGATGGTTCAAATTGTGATCGGACGAGTCAATGGAGACGGAGAACATAGATTCATCTGCACAGTCCCTATGTTTCACATCTACGGCTTAGCGGCGTTTGCGACGGGAATACTGGCGTCAGGATCAACAATCATAGTGCTGTCTAAATTCGAGATGCACGAGATGTTATCTACTATAGAGAGATATCGTGCCACAGATCTTCCAGTTGTGCCGCCAATACTAATAGCAATGATCAACGGCGCTGATCAGATAAACTCCAAGTACGATTTAAGTTCACTGGAAATAGTTTTAAGCGGAGGGGCTCCACTGAGCAAGGAGGTGATCGAGGGGTTCGTGGAAAAATATCCAACGGTGACAATTCGTCAGGGGTATGGCTTGACGGAATCTACCGCCATGGGTGCATCAACAGATACGCTAGAGGAGAGTAGAAGGTATGGTACGGCGGGGCTGTTGTCACCAAGCATGCAGGCCAAAATTGTGAATCCAGAGACCGGTGAAGCTTTATCGGTAAATCAGACCGGCGAGCTTTGGCTTAGAGGTGCCTCTATCATGAAAG GTTACTTTAGTAATCCTGAAGCTACATCATCCACTCTTGATTCCGAGGGATGGTTAAGAACTGGAGATCTTTGCTACATTGACGATGATGGCTTTATTTTTGTGGTTGATCGGTTGAAAGAGCTGATTAAATACAAGGGATATCAG GTTCCTCCAGCAGAACTAGAGGCCTTGTTACTCACTCATACCGAAATATCTGATGCTGCTGTAATTCC GTTTCCTGACAATGAGGCAGGGCAGGTTCCAATGGCATATGTGGTGAGAAAGGCtggatctaatttatctgagGGCGGTGTAATGGATTTCATAGCAAGACAG GTGGCTCCATACAAGAGAATTCGGAGAGTTGCATTTGTTTCTACCATACCCAAAAATCCGTCCGGCAAGATTCTAAGGAAGGATCTGATTAAGCTAGCAACCTCTAAACTTTAA